One window of Pelmatolapia mariae isolate MD_Pm_ZW linkage group LG18, Pm_UMD_F_2, whole genome shotgun sequence genomic DNA carries:
- the dnajc1 gene encoding dnaJ homolog subfamily C member 1, protein MVSVAGSRSGSSGMGLLLVCLALLVSAVPPLSAWDEDLELLDLVEEIPQTFYQFLNVEQEASGAEIKKAYRRLSLILHPDKNKDENAETQFRQLVAIYEVLKDEERRRKYDDILLNGLPDWRQPVFYYRRVRKMSNVELGFLLFVILTVGHYAVIWSIYLEKQLDELLSKKKKEKKKKLNSKPAEELRCVSQERADRDQERPHWQDILPLKLSIWIYLFIKNLPQAVQEVKQYYEDYQQMKQEQREAEAEQEVAPREKRPKVKKPKVEFPVYEPSAENQNHTQSYDPITSIEDIEEQMDDWLQDRRAPKKKAANWTEDELSLLSRLMVKFPGGTPGRWEKIAHELGRSVSDVTAKVKQMKDSVSHTSGLVKLSELKAPPLPVKSHNVDDSVMTQRVGEACEEEQEEELEAPTVRRRNRKCLDGGEVKVRGRRQRDFDPAAVDEEEAEPQPEPAVWTQNQQKLLELALQQFPRGTPERWDRIAKVVPGKSKEECMIRYKILAELIQKRKQAKS, encoded by the exons ATGGTCTCTGTAGCCGGATCCAGGAGCGGGTCCTCGGGGATGGGGCTCCTGCTGGTCTGCCTGGCCCTGCTGGTCTCCGCGGTCCCCCCTCTTAGCGCCTGGGACGAGGACCTGGAGCTGCTGGACCTGGTGGAGGAGATCCCGCAGACCTTCTACCAGTTCTTGAACGTGGAGCAG GAGGCGTCGGGAGCAGAGATAAAGAAGGCGTACCGCCGTCTGTCCCTGATTCTGCACCCCGACAAGAACAAGGACGAAAACGCAGAGACACAGTTCAGACAG CTGGTGGCCATCTATGAAGTCCTGAAGGATGAGGAGAGGCGCCGCAA GTATGACGACATACTGCTGAACGGGCTCCCTGATTGGAGGCAGCCGGTGTTTTACTACAGACGGGTGAGGAAGATGAGCAACGTCGAGCTGGGCTTCCTCCTTTTCGTCATCCTCACTGTGGGGCACTACGCCGTCATTTGGTCCATCTACCTGGAGAAACAGCTG GATGAGCTGCTGagtaagaagaagaaggagaagaagaagaagctgaactcCAAACCTGCAGAGGAGCTCAGGTGTGTCAGTCAGGAGCGGGCTGACAG agacCAGGAGCGACCTCATTGGCAGGACATCCTCCCTCTGAAGCTCAGCATCTGGATCTACCTGTTCATTAAGAACCTGCCCCAGGCCGTGCAG GAGGTGAAGCAGTACTATGAGGACTATCAGCAGATGAAGCAGGAGCAGAGAGAAGCTGAAGCTGAGCAGGAAGTGGCTCCAC GAGAGAAGCGGCCAAAGGTGAAGAAGCCGAAGGTGGAGTTTCCCGTTTACGAGCCATCGGCGGAGAACCAGAACCACACCCAGAGTTATGACCCGATCACATCTATCGAGGACATCGAGGAGCAGATGGACGACTGGCTGCAGGACCGCAGAGCCCCCAAGAAGAAG GCTGCCAATTGGACCGAAGACGAGCTGAGTCTCCTCAGCAGGTTGATGGTAAAATTCCCAGGTGGAACTCCGGGCCGCTGGGAAAAGATTGCTCATGAGCTGGGTCGATCTGTCAGCGAT GTGACGGCTAAAGTCAAACAGATGAAAGACAGCGTGAGCCACACCTCAG GTCTGGTAAAGCTGTCGGAGCTAAAGGCGCCTCCTCTTCCTGTGAAGTCACATAATGTGGACGACAGCGTGATGACTCAGAGGGTGGGCGAGGCTTGTgaggaggaacaggaggaggagctggaggcACCGACGGTTCGCAGgaggaacaggaagtgtttggACGGGGGGGAGGTGAAGGTCAGAGGTCGTCGGCAGAGAGATTTTGACCCGGCGGCGGTGGACGAGGAGGAGGCGGAGCCCCAGCCAGAGCCCGCCGTGTGGACTCAGAACCAGCAGAAACTGCTGGAACTCGCTCTGCAGCAGTTCCCTCGCGGGACGCCCGAGCGCTGGGACCGCATCGCCAAGGTGGTCCCGGGAAAGAGCAAG GAGGAGTGCATGATCCGGTATAAGATCCTCGCCGAGCTCATTCAGAAGAGGAAACAAGCCAAGAGCTGA